The following are from one region of the Pseudodesulfovibrio piezophilus C1TLV30 genome:
- the lspA gene encoding signal peptidase II → MHRYKLASFWAIAVIILDQATKLWISSAMEVWTGKTIIPEFFNLVHVLNRGAAWGFLDSDTISWQRPLFIVVTFIALGFIGFMLKTTEPSDKWMVSGLGLITGGAVGNLIDRIHLGVVVDFLDFYLGTHHWPAFNIADCALTLGAGCILLSMFYNKRKGTSQ, encoded by the coding sequence ATGCACCGCTACAAGCTTGCTTCCTTTTGGGCCATAGCTGTGATCATACTTGATCAAGCAACCAAATTATGGATTTCCTCTGCCATGGAAGTATGGACTGGAAAAACCATTATACCGGAATTCTTCAATTTGGTTCATGTCCTCAATAGAGGGGCCGCTTGGGGATTCCTTGATAGTGACACGATCAGTTGGCAACGCCCTTTGTTTATTGTTGTTACTTTTATTGCCCTTGGCTTCATCGGATTTATGCTCAAGACTACTGAACCATCTGATAAATGGATGGTCAGCGGTCTTGGGCTTATTACTGGAGGAGCTGTGGGGAATCTGATTGACAGGATTCATCTCGGAGTCGTTGTCGATTTTCTGGATTTCTATTTGGGCACTCATCATTGGCCCGCTTTTAATATTGCAGATTGCGCACTGACTCTCGGTGCAGGTTGCATACTTCTCTCAATGTTTTACAACAAACGCAAAGGGACATCGCAGTAG
- a CDS encoding PLD nuclease N-terminal domain-containing protein codes for MFPDYSALTSNQLISIATAVLLCFSFTVWTILDAWKRDFESTNEKVLWIQICIFVPILGSLAYLSLGRKRGRKRT; via the coding sequence ATGTTCCCAGACTACTCAGCTTTGACTTCAAACCAATTGATCTCCATAGCTACAGCAGTCCTTCTCTGTTTTTCTTTTACAGTATGGACCATACTTGATGCATGGAAACGAGACTTTGAATCAACGAATGAAAAAGTTCTTTGGATTCAAATCTGTATTTTTGTTCCAATCCTTGGTTCTCTGGCGTACCTTTCACTTGGAAGAAAAAGGGGGAGAAAAAGAACATGA
- a CDS encoding tetratricopeptide repeat protein, translating into MIKSYQYSSVAIAIFLLVLFTGCVSKTDVETLQIERRQDLNRIKQLEAELQESKQLLKEDIEKSQTPVRQKTADMWAEMQSLRSDIARIRGDLDTLNIRMDRQIGASDSSVSLTSLNKQLNEIEFILENQLQVDLSKVREERSTKLAPHVTEAEPQSSNATMQPQKSIHESQPPVQKEQEENDPAKALYDKAYALYKEGLFEKARSYWAEFTDTFQGHAFSASATFWQGQCYYKLKDYARAAILFEDVIEKHKKSSKYKSALLKAGYSWSYLGKPELAKMRMEEIIDKFPQSVEATQAKRFLDKTK; encoded by the coding sequence ATGATCAAATCGTATCAATACTCTTCAGTTGCTATAGCGATCTTCCTGTTAGTTCTATTCACAGGGTGTGTTTCAAAAACAGATGTTGAAACACTCCAAATCGAACGACGGCAGGATCTTAACAGAATCAAACAGCTTGAAGCCGAACTCCAAGAATCAAAACAACTGCTCAAAGAAGATATTGAAAAATCACAGACACCTGTGAGGCAAAAAACTGCAGATATGTGGGCAGAAATGCAATCCCTTCGAAGCGACATAGCCCGCATCAGAGGTGACCTTGATACCCTCAACATTCGTATGGATCGCCAAATAGGAGCTTCAGACTCATCAGTCAGCCTTACCTCTCTCAATAAACAACTGAATGAAATTGAGTTTATTCTTGAAAATCAACTCCAAGTTGACCTTTCAAAAGTCAGAGAAGAGCGTTCCACAAAATTAGCCCCTCATGTTACAGAGGCGGAACCTCAAAGCTCCAATGCGACTATGCAGCCACAAAAATCAATTCATGAATCACAGCCACCGGTTCAAAAAGAACAAGAAGAGAATGATCCGGCAAAAGCCCTTTATGATAAAGCTTATGCTCTCTACAAAGAAGGACTTTTTGAAAAAGCCCGTTCATATTGGGCTGAATTCACAGATACTTTTCAAGGGCATGCATTTTCTGCCAGTGCTACTTTTTGGCAGGGACAATGCTATTATAAACTTAAGGATTATGCTCGGGCTGCGATCCTCTTTGAAGATGTCATTGAAAAACACAAGAAAAGTTCAAAATACAAATCGGCTTTACTCAAAGCAGGCTATTCCTGGAGCTACTTAGGGAAACCTGAATTGGCAAAAATGCGTATGGAAGAAATAATCGATAAATTCCCTCAATCAGTTGAAGCAACCCAAGCCAAGCGCTTCTTAGACAAAACAAAATAA
- a CDS encoding NIL domain-containing protein, protein MKEVVKGFRKIVYLSFPPEVSGRPVVCNLTRLFDLSFNLLKADISPRHEGTMTLELTGLEEDFHKGIGYLKENGVRITPVAHKIFRNEESCIHCGICTAMCPTDALILEASDRTILFDVEKCSACGMCTRVCPVKAMTLDLDDNK, encoded by the coding sequence ATGAAAGAAGTTGTCAAAGGTTTTAGAAAAATAGTTTATCTCTCATTTCCACCAGAAGTCTCTGGCCGTCCTGTTGTTTGCAATCTGACTCGTCTCTTTGATCTTAGTTTTAACCTTCTGAAAGCAGATATCAGCCCTCGACATGAAGGAACTATGACACTGGAGTTGACTGGCCTGGAAGAAGATTTTCATAAAGGTATTGGATATCTGAAAGAGAATGGGGTCAGAATAACCCCTGTTGCTCACAAAATCTTTCGCAATGAAGAGTCATGTATCCATTGTGGTATCTGCACTGCGATGTGCCCAACAGATGCCCTCATCCTTGAGGCGAGTGATAGAACAATTCTATTTGATGTTGAGAAATGTTCTGCCTGTGGAATGTGTACTCGTGTCTGTCCGGTAAAGGCAATGACCCTCGACCTGGATGACAACAAATAA